Proteins encoded together in one Halothermothrix orenii H 168 window:
- a CDS encoding flagellin: protein MIINHNISAMNAYRNLQFNDVKMGKTMEKLSSGYRINRAADDAAGLAISEKMRAQITGLNQAIRNAQDGISLVQSAEGALTEVHSMLNRMRELAVQAANDTNTDEDRAHLNAEVTELINEINRIGSQTEFNEMQVLNGSFDASAGGTAIFHIGPNANQTINVNVASMNANAIGSTADVANLAAISISTQSNAEIALDSIDTAINQISQQRAKLGAVQNRLEHTVNNLNVTKENLQAAESRIRDADMAAEMMKFTKQQILVQAGTAMLAQANAKPQAVLQLLG, encoded by the coding sequence ATGATTATTAATCACAACATTAGTGCTATGAATGCTTATCGTAATCTGCAGTTTAATGATGTGAAGATGGGTAAAACCATGGAAAAACTTTCTTCTGGTTACCGCATCAATAGAGCTGCAGATGATGCTGCAGGTCTGGCTATCTCAGAAAAGATGCGTGCTCAAATTACAGGTTTAAACCAAGCTATCCGTAATGCTCAGGACGGTATCTCCCTGGTACAGAGTGCTGAGGGTGCTTTAACCGAAGTACACAGCATGTTAAACCGTATGCGTGAACTGGCTGTACAGGCTGCTAATGATACCAATACAGATGAAGACCGTGCTCACCTCAATGCTGAGGTTACTGAATTAATTAATGAAATTAATCGTATAGGTAGTCAAACAGAATTTAACGAAATGCAGGTTCTTAATGGCTCATTTGATGCTTCTGCAGGAGGTACTGCTATATTCCATATTGGTCCTAATGCTAATCAGACCATAAATGTTAACGTTGCAAGTATGAATGCTAACGCTATAGGTTCTACTGCTGATGTTGCCAATCTAGCTGCTATATCTATTTCTACTCAATCTAATGCAGAAATTGCTCTTGATTCTATAGATACTGCCATTAACCAAATTTCTCAGCAGAGAGCTAAACTTGGTGCTGTTCAGAACAGACTCGAGCATACAGTAAATAACTTAAATGTTACCAAAGAAAACCTGCAGGCTGCTGAATCAAGAATTCGTGATGCTGATATGGCTGCTGAAATGATGAAGTTCACCAAGCAGCAGATTCTGGTTCAGGCCGGTACTGCTATGCTGGCTCAGGCTAATGCTAAGCCTCAGGCTGTTCTGCAGCTGCTTGGTTAA
- the csrA gene encoding carbon storage regulator CsrA: protein MLILTRKKDEAIIIDDKIKVKVVEIDGNKIKLGIEAPDDVTIHREEVLKEILKENKQALKQKRVLNRDYTSRIKEFIAKKG from the coding sequence ATGCTTATATTAACCCGAAAAAAGGATGAAGCCATTATTATTGATGATAAGATAAAGGTAAAAGTGGTTGAAATAGACGGGAATAAAATTAAACTTGGGATAGAAGCCCCTGATGATGTTACCATTCATAGGGAAGAGGTTTTGAAAGAAATTCTAAAAGAAAATAAACAGGCCTTGAAGCAAAAGAGGGTTCTTAACAGAGATTATACCAGCCGCATTAAAGAGTTTATAGCGAAAAAGGGCTAG
- the fliW gene encoding flagellar assembly protein FliW, which translates to MKLNTELYGELEFNTEDIIIFKTGLLGLPKYKKYLLLSCWDKSLPFYTLYSTEENDFYFILIKADEFFTDYKIKLTSADKKALNYSEGDIVQVFNIVNFADDIEDITVNLKGPLVINLSGNIGKQVVLDSDKYDLKYPLFKKFSQALK; encoded by the coding sequence ATGAAACTTAATACAGAATTATATGGGGAATTAGAGTTTAATACAGAAGATATAATTATCTTTAAAACTGGCCTGCTGGGTTTGCCTAAATATAAAAAATATTTATTGCTTTCATGCTGGGATAAAAGTCTCCCTTTTTATACCCTTTATTCAACAGAAGAAAATGATTTTTACTTTATCCTTATAAAGGCAGATGAGTTTTTCACTGATTACAAAATAAAGCTGACATCTGCTGACAAAAAAGCTTTAAATTACAGTGAAGGTGATATAGTACAGGTTTTTAATATTGTTAATTTTGCAGACGATATTGAGGACATCACTGTTAATTTAAAGGGACCTCTCGTTATTAATCTATCCGGGAATATTGGAAAACAGGTAGTGCTGGATAGTGATAAATATGATCTCAAGTACCCATTATTCAAAAAATTTTCACAGGCCCTGAAATAG
- a CDS encoding DUF6470 family protein, giving the protein MKLDIETTYSKIGVKSIPGRVYIKSNRDFSMKKKLPRMRLKTGKAKLEIDWRKTKYDLGIKTIKQLNRDHIKKSIDKGLKATGKIAKEGDRLARIEDNNYKVIARIARENFNDKLFNGNVGLIPQHPPDINIIRSGVKTELDWGRVDVIKKEVFSKISGEPGKTRVYLKEKGMVEVTYRGNKVNIKG; this is encoded by the coding sequence ATGAAACTCGATATAGAGACTACCTACAGTAAAATAGGGGTAAAATCTATTCCAGGAAGAGTATATATAAAGAGCAACAGGGATTTTTCCATGAAGAAAAAATTACCCCGGATGAGACTTAAAACTGGCAAAGCAAAACTTGAAATTGACTGGCGTAAGACTAAATATGACCTCGGAATTAAAACGATAAAACAATTAAACAGGGACCATATCAAAAAAAGTATTGATAAGGGTTTAAAGGCCACCGGTAAAATTGCAAAAGAAGGGGACAGGCTCGCCAGAATCGAAGATAACAACTATAAAGTTATTGCAAGGATTGCCCGGGAAAATTTTAATGATAAATTATTTAATGGTAATGTGGGGTTGATACCACAGCACCCGCCTGATATAAATATTATTAGATCAGGGGTCAAAACTGAATTAGACTGGGGAAGGGTTGATGTTATTAAAAAAGAAGTGTTCTCTAAAATAAGTGGGGAGCCAGGTAAAACCCGGGTGTATCTAAAAGAAAAAGGCATGGTTGAGGTTACATATAGGGGGAATAAAGTAAATATTAAGGGTTAA
- a CDS encoding DUF6470 family protein, whose translation MGLKIEQRPSLIGVKNIPSRMRVRYDLAHNFKIKSRFSRVYIDSTTPRVHIDQKKIKEAIGYYKPMSFIKVKKQENIQKGIKKINSIHKEKHILKAIANKGKVDPEVIRDKVLKDKPALNTKPGFMPKNKPEVRFDLGQVNIKATKPFLKVYSRPNFPDIDYKPGDAIIYLRQKGYVKVDYVGKKVNRLM comes from the coding sequence ATGGGACTAAAAATTGAGCAACGTCCTTCCCTTATAGGTGTAAAAAATATCCCGTCCAGAATGAGGGTAAGGTATGATCTGGCCCATAATTTTAAAATCAAATCCAGATTTTCCAGGGTTTATATTGATTCCACCACGCCAAGGGTTCATATAGACCAGAAGAAAATCAAAGAAGCTATCGGTTATTATAAACCTATGAGTTTTATTAAGGTAAAGAAACAGGAAAATATCCAGAAAGGGATTAAAAAGATTAATTCAATACATAAGGAGAAACATATTTTAAAAGCTATTGCCAATAAGGGTAAAGTAGACCCTGAAGTAATTCGAGATAAGGTTCTTAAAGATAAACCGGCGCTTAATACAAAACCTGGGTTTATGCCCAAAAACAAGCCTGAGGTCAGATTTGACCTGGGTCAGGTTAATATTAAAGCTACCAAACCCTTCTTAAAGGTTTATAGCCGCCCAAATTTCCCGGATATAGATTATAAACCCGGAGATGCAATAATATACTTGCGTCAGAAAGGGTATGTAAAGGTTGACTATGTGGGGAAGAAAGTTAATCGTTTAATGTGA
- the flgL gene encoding flagellar hook-associated protein FlgL, whose protein sequence is MRITNNIMVTNLKNYLQRGMKALDKYNKKLATGKEFTLPEEDPIATQRSMILHSALKANKQYQRNVDHAQDWLLNTESALHDVNDVLQRAYQLAEHGANDTVSDEEREAIAQEIEELNQHLVQLANTKVAGKYIFSGSATDTKAYVANYNSGTDTYTFTHYQGDNVSLTAEISPGVPVDYNISGEDVFGPNGELFNILENLRQNLKNDNRDAIETRIGELEAEMDNIMKHFSIIGAKTNRLDLSKNRLSSEELNLNQLISRNEDADMAETIMNLKMQENVFRATLASGARIIQPSLVDFIR, encoded by the coding sequence ATGCGAATTACCAATAATATAATGGTTACCAATTTAAAGAACTATTTACAGCGGGGTATGAAAGCCCTGGATAAATATAATAAGAAACTGGCTACCGGGAAGGAGTTTACCTTACCGGAGGAAGACCCGATTGCAACCCAACGGAGCATGATTCTTCACTCTGCTCTCAAAGCCAATAAACAGTATCAGCGAAATGTAGACCATGCCCAGGACTGGCTTTTGAATACAGAATCAGCCTTACATGATGTTAATGATGTCTTGCAGAGGGCTTACCAACTGGCTGAACATGGAGCCAATGATACTGTATCTGATGAAGAGCGAGAAGCTATTGCTCAGGAAATAGAAGAATTAAACCAGCACCTGGTGCAGCTGGCCAATACAAAGGTTGCCGGTAAATATATATTCAGTGGCAGTGCTACGGATACAAAAGCCTATGTGGCTAATTATAATAGTGGGACAGATACCTATACATTTACTCATTATCAGGGCGATAATGTTAGTCTAACTGCGGAGATAAGTCCCGGTGTCCCGGTGGATTATAATATTAGTGGAGAGGATGTTTTTGGTCCTAATGGTGAGCTCTTTAATATTCTGGAGAATTTGCGCCAGAATCTAAAAAACGATAATAGGGATGCTATTGAAACCCGGATTGGGGAATTAGAAGCAGAGATGGATAATATAATGAAACACTTCTCTATAATCGGAGCCAAGACCAATCGTCTGGACTTATCGAAAAACAGATTATCCAGTGAGGAACTTAATTTAAATCAATTAATTTCCCGTAACGAAGATGCAGATATGGCAGAAACTATAATGAACCTCAAGATGCAGGAAAATGTTTTCAGGGCAACCCTGGCTTCTGGAGCCAGAATCATTCAACCGAGCCTGGTTGATTTTATAAGATAA
- the flgK gene encoding flagellar hook-associated protein FlgK: MSTFYGIELGKRALQVQKKSLDVTGHNIANANTEGYSRQRAVHTTTDPYTVPGFTSPAGAGQVGTGVKIEQIVRLKDDFITSRINNETQDLGAWEARKDNLHQIELIFNEPSENGLRNLMDLFWSSWHELSLNPESEGVRSTVREQAKTLIEGFKSTYNQLIQLKDDINHDIDVNVQRVNTLGEKIAMLNKRIVAVESDPQKRANDLRDKRDLLVKKLAKYINVQAHEDGQGNLNLSIGGVSFVTGDTFHKIELEEITLPGTTSYKVVKPVWSHINSDVTITSGKIKGAMDVRDKDIIQYIDKLNELVEGIVTEVNSIHSSGEDLNGNTGVDFFDSSKTTADTMSLDSAIESDLNAIAAAQTGGGVGDGRNAEAIAELQNALTMSGNKSTFNEFYTSIISGLGVEAEKANMMYDNQEVMINNLENKQASISGVSLDEEMANMIKFQQAYNAAAKMVSKVDEMLNTLINGMI; the protein is encoded by the coding sequence ATGTCAACATTTTATGGAATAGAATTGGGAAAAAGAGCTTTACAGGTTCAGAAAAAATCACTTGATGTAACAGGTCATAATATTGCCAATGCCAATACAGAGGGCTATTCCCGGCAGAGGGCGGTTCATACCACAACCGATCCCTATACCGTTCCCGGGTTTACAAGCCCGGCCGGGGCCGGCCAGGTAGGAACCGGAGTTAAAATTGAACAGATAGTAAGGTTAAAGGATGATTTTATTACTTCCCGTATTAATAATGAAACCCAGGATCTGGGGGCCTGGGAGGCCCGTAAGGATAATTTACACCAGATTGAACTTATTTTTAATGAGCCGTCTGAAAATGGACTAAGAAATCTGATGGATTTATTCTGGTCAAGCTGGCATGAATTATCATTAAACCCCGAAAGCGAAGGGGTCAGGTCAACTGTCCGGGAACAGGCAAAAACCCTGATAGAGGGTTTTAAGAGTACATATAACCAATTAATCCAACTTAAAGATGATATCAACCATGATATTGATGTAAATGTTCAGAGGGTTAATACCCTGGGTGAAAAAATTGCCATGTTAAACAAGAGAATTGTAGCGGTAGAATCTGATCCCCAGAAGAGAGCCAATGATCTCAGGGATAAAAGGGACCTGCTGGTAAAAAAGTTAGCAAAGTATATTAATGTACAGGCCCATGAAGATGGTCAAGGCAATTTGAACCTCAGTATCGGCGGAGTTTCTTTTGTGACCGGGGATACATTTCATAAAATAGAGCTGGAGGAAATTACTCTACCAGGTACTACCAGTTATAAAGTTGTTAAACCAGTCTGGAGTCATATTAACAGTGATGTGACTATTACTTCAGGCAAGATAAAAGGCGCCATGGATGTAAGGGATAAGGATATAATCCAATATATTGATAAGCTTAATGAACTGGTAGAAGGTATTGTTACTGAAGTTAACAGTATCCATTCTTCTGGTGAGGATCTCAATGGAAATACTGGTGTAGACTTTTTTGATTCCAGTAAGACCACAGCCGACACCATGTCCCTCGACTCGGCGATTGAATCTGACCTTAATGCTATAGCTGCTGCACAAACAGGTGGTGGTGTTGGTGACGGCAGGAATGCTGAAGCCATAGCTGAACTACAGAATGCATTAACTATGTCCGGTAATAAATCTACCTTTAATGAATTTTATACCTCCATTATCTCAGGTTTAGGTGTCGAAGCTGAAAAGGCCAATATGATGTATGATAACCAGGAAGTAATGATCAATAACCTTGAGAATAAACAGGCCAGTATATCAGGAGTTTCCCTGGATGAAGAGATGGCCAATATGATTAAATTTCAGCAGGCCTATAATGCTGCTGCCAAGATGGTTTCCAAAGTTGATGAAATGCTCAATACTTTAATCAATGGTATGATATAA
- a CDS encoding flagellar protein FlgN yields MYSGVRQLLYENFLNLFKKEYELYCQLQDMAERKQEAIVDNNVEKLTEIMHNEQELIDKISDMEEKRRELLAEIAHKQGFEGDKISFQQLFTLFPEEDKAELKELKEDFLEVLSDLQTTNESNRQLIEDSLKINNFTLQLIRQAAGKNVTYKKPGKKDEGSDHIIDRRA; encoded by the coding sequence ATGTATTCTGGAGTGAGGCAATTGCTATATGAAAATTTCCTAAATCTATTTAAAAAAGAATATGAACTTTATTGCCAGCTACAAGATATGGCTGAAAGGAAGCAGGAAGCTATAGTAGATAATAATGTAGAAAAGCTGACAGAGATAATGCACAATGAGCAGGAACTCATTGATAAAATTAGTGATATGGAAGAGAAAAGGCGGGAGCTTTTAGCTGAAATTGCTCATAAACAGGGTTTTGAAGGGGACAAGATATCATTCCAGCAGTTGTTTACACTCTTTCCCGAAGAAGATAAGGCTGAACTGAAGGAATTAAAGGAAGATTTTCTGGAGGTTTTAAGTGATTTGCAGACTACCAATGAAAGTAACCGCCAGTTAATTGAGGATTCATTGAAGATAAACAACTTTACTTTACAGTTGATTCGCCAGGCGGCTGGAAAGAATGTAACCTACAAAAAACCCGGTAAAAAGGATGAAGGTTCGGATCACATAATAGATAGAAGGGCTTAA
- the flgM gene encoding flagellar biosynthesis anti-sigma factor FlgM, producing the protein MRVNETQGQKISQLYIEKKKEVNKKNKMARKDKITISNKGIKVSEIKQELARIPDVRKRKIESLKRQIQEGNYRVPAREIARKLTENI; encoded by the coding sequence GTGCGGGTAAATGAGACACAGGGTCAGAAAATAAGCCAGTTATATATAGAAAAGAAAAAAGAAGTTAATAAGAAGAATAAGATGGCGCGTAAAGACAAAATAACCATTTCTAATAAGGGTATCAAGGTCTCCGAAATAAAACAGGAACTGGCCCGGATTCCTGATGTCAGGAAGAGGAAAATAGAGTCCCTGAAAAGGCAGATTCAGGAGGGCAATTACAGGGTTCCGGCCCGGGAAATTGCCAGAAAGTTAACTGAAAATATTTAA
- a CDS encoding TIGR03826 family flagellar region protein yields MNLKNCPKCGKLFAVQGSEKICPVCKKEEEDDFQKVKEYLWDNPGATIEEVHEETGVERETIIKFVKEDRLIAEGLDLEILLECERCGDPITHGRFCEKCQQELVEGLSPTPRKKKKPRKKTKRTRDKMFIADRVVKRKKNTDQ; encoded by the coding sequence ATGAACTTAAAGAATTGCCCCAAATGCGGGAAGTTATTTGCAGTCCAGGGTAGTGAAAAAATATGTCCGGTCTGTAAAAAAGAAGAAGAAGATGACTTTCAAAAGGTAAAGGAATACCTATGGGACAACCCCGGGGCTACTATTGAAGAAGTTCATGAAGAAACAGGGGTAGAACGGGAAACCATTATTAAATTTGTTAAAGAAGACCGGTTGATTGCTGAAGGACTGGATTTAGAAATCCTTCTGGAGTGTGAACGTTGTGGTGATCCTATAACCCACGGGCGGTTCTGTGAAAAGTGTCAGCAGGAGCTGGTTGAGGGTTTAAGCCCTACCCCCAGGAAGAAAAAGAAACCCAGAAAAAAAACAAAGCGGACCAGGGACAAAATGTTTATTGCTGACCGTGTTGTTAAGAGAAAGAAGAATACTGACCAATAG
- a CDS encoding lysylphosphatidylglycerol synthase transmembrane domain-containing protein translates to MELSRRTIKRGIILSVSVSIVALILVMVLTQNELTFKSFSRVNTVYLVIATLIMLTFWILKALKLKVLTHVLGGKVSTYKVFTIYLASAFVSHVTPSTSGGLPFQIYFLHREGLPLGKTTALTVLDGIITFLFFIIATPFLLLLWGEYLNLGPKIAGLFHIAMWLVILFIVISFILIFNASKAKVFVNWLVNLRWVKKYFKDETLLKFKNFIEKEVDYFNEGIKILFKNKRDMFLVIFYTILYWFFYLSLAPVLLLGLGIKIAIPPIILAQLVFNFIQPVIPTPGGSGGAELGFAYLFKFMVPNYLLGIFVAIWRFFMFYSSLIVGGLYFIKLVRGTDYLEK, encoded by the coding sequence ATGGAACTGAGTAGAAGGACCATAAAAAGGGGTATAATTCTATCAGTAAGTGTCAGTATTGTAGCCCTGATACTGGTAATGGTATTAACCCAGAATGAACTTACTTTTAAATCCTTTAGTAGAGTAAACACTGTTTATCTGGTAATAGCTACCTTAATAATGCTGACCTTCTGGATTTTAAAGGCGTTAAAACTCAAGGTTTTAACCCATGTGCTTGGGGGAAAGGTTTCAACTTATAAAGTCTTTACCATTTACCTGGCCAGTGCTTTTGTGTCTCATGTTACCCCTTCTACTTCAGGTGGGCTGCCATTTCAGATATATTTTTTACACCGTGAGGGTTTACCCCTGGGGAAAACTACAGCCCTGACTGTCCTTGATGGAATAATAACTTTTTTATTTTTTATAATAGCAACCCCCTTTTTACTGCTCCTCTGGGGTGAATATTTAAATCTTGGACCTAAAATTGCAGGTCTTTTTCATATTGCCATGTGGCTTGTTATTTTATTTATTGTCATCAGCTTTATTCTCATTTTTAATGCCAGTAAGGCCAAGGTTTTTGTCAACTGGCTGGTTAATCTCAGGTGGGTTAAAAAATATTTTAAAGATGAAACCCTACTTAAATTTAAAAACTTTATTGAAAAAGAAGTAGATTATTTTAATGAAGGAATAAAGATATTATTTAAGAATAAACGGGATATGTTTCTGGTCATTTTCTATACCATATTATACTGGTTTTTTTATTTGAGCCTGGCCCCTGTTTTGCTACTGGGACTCGGTATCAAGATAGCAATCCCACCCATTATTCTGGCCCAGCTAGTCTTTAATTTTATTCAACCCGTAATCCCGACTCCAGGGGGAAGTGGGGGAGCTGAACTCGGCTTTGCTTATTTATTTAAGTTTATGGTCCCCAATTATTTACTCGGTATATTTGTGGCTATCTGGAGGTTTTTTATGTTTTACTCCAGTTTAATAGTGGGTGGTTTATATTTTATTAAACTGGTTAGGGGGACGGACTACCTGGAAAAATAG
- a CDS encoding glycosyltransferase family 4 protein: MKIGFFTDSYKPYMSGVVKSIETFTEQLQKKGHEVYIFAPNYPEAEEENNIYRFKSIPALTNPGFRLAIPISTRVVQEVKEIGLDIIHTHSPFLMGWLGRFVARKLDIPLVFTYHTLYEEYAHYAPFGQQIARKLAIKYSRDYCQSCDLVIAPSKFVENMLRGYRITTPIKTVSTGIDLNPYREKDGLWVRAKYNIKDDEKVLLFVGRLGQEKNVAFLLKVFKEVVDNLTNVKLMLVGDGPQRQKLVRLKEELSLGNKVIFAGWQPPEKVVDFYLAGDLFVFPSMTETQGLVTIEAMAGGLPVVAVNAAGSKVMVDDGLNGLLVKPKKHIFAQAVIDLITHKTRYNLFMKNALKKAESFSIEVMTDKLLEGYQEILNAGDEFQKNLA, from the coding sequence ATGAAAATCGGTTTTTTTACTGACAGCTATAAACCATATATGAGTGGTGTGGTTAAGTCAATTGAGACCTTTACAGAACAGCTACAGAAAAAGGGACATGAGGTCTACATTTTTGCCCCTAATTATCCGGAAGCTGAGGAAGAAAATAACATTTACCGGTTCAAGTCGATACCAGCCCTGACCAATCCCGGCTTCCGTCTTGCTATACCAATATCCACCCGGGTGGTTCAGGAGGTAAAGGAGATCGGCCTCGATATTATACATACCCATTCTCCCTTTTTAATGGGATGGCTCGGCAGGTTTGTGGCCCGGAAACTGGATATTCCCCTTGTCTTTACATACCATACCCTGTATGAGGAATATGCTCATTATGCTCCCTTTGGCCAGCAGATTGCCCGTAAACTAGCTATTAAGTACAGCAGGGATTATTGCCAGTCCTGTGATCTGGTTATTGCCCCCAGTAAATTTGTAGAAAATATGCTCAGGGGATACAGAATTACCACACCGATTAAAACTGTATCGACCGGTATAGACCTTAATCCTTACCGGGAAAAGGACGGTCTCTGGGTCAGGGCTAAGTATAATATTAAGGATGACGAAAAGGTTTTATTATTTGTAGGTCGTCTTGGCCAGGAGAAGAATGTTGCTTTTCTATTGAAGGTCTTTAAAGAAGTTGTTGATAATCTAACCAATGTTAAACTAATGCTGGTTGGAGACGGCCCCCAGCGGCAGAAATTAGTCAGGCTTAAAGAAGAGCTTTCCCTGGGTAATAAGGTTATATTTGCTGGCTGGCAACCCCCGGAAAAGGTTGTTGATTTCTATCTGGCCGGTGATCTCTTTGTTTTTCCTTCAATGACAGAAACCCAGGGTCTGGTTACCATTGAAGCCATGGCCGGAGGGCTTCCAGTAGTAGCTGTAAATGCAGCGGGCTCAAAAGTTATGGTAGATGATGGATTGAATGGTTTACTGGTTAAACCTAAAAAACATATATTTGCCCAGGCTGTTATTGATCTTATCACCCATAAAACAAGGTATAACCTTTTTATGAAAAATGCCCTCAAGAAAGCAGAGTCTTTCTCAATAGAGGTTATGACCGATAAATTACTGGAAGGCTACCAGGAGATTTTGAATGCAGGAGATGAATTTCAAAAGAATTTAGCCTGA
- a CDS encoding glycosyltransferase family 9 protein, whose amino-acid sequence MKILVLILSALGDALFTTPALRALRNGYPDARIDALVWEDNKTILEGNPNLDRLIVSKGKGKLISDVQSLREEVYDLAIGLSNAGSYIAYLVNARKRLGFKGSEIGWMYDFNVPDDRNIHAVDYCLEIVKVAGGKPDINPHLEVAINDEQRRSVAEFMKKKGIITSLPLVAIHPGGKYFSLKRWPVDKFSELVKVLDKMIPLQVVLVGGPDDRELATRIIDPDYNYNRKPVIVAGELSVKETTALLEQVDLFIGNDSAPQHMASAVGVPVVSLFGPTNPANFYPYGTEHIIIRSDLSCSPCFSWLGDLKQYLPEYLPEWVTKCKGKCMEEIEVADVVRAARQLLVNKRSGYKLISTGGSV is encoded by the coding sequence GTGAAGATCCTTGTTTTAATTCTATCAGCTCTGGGTGATGCCCTGTTTACGACACCGGCACTCAGGGCTTTAAGGAACGGTTATCCGGATGCCAGAATAGATGCCCTGGTCTGGGAAGATAATAAAACTATTCTGGAAGGCAACCCCAACCTGGATAGGCTGATAGTCAGTAAAGGGAAAGGAAAGCTTATCTCCGATGTTCAGAGCTTAAGGGAGGAGGTTTACGACCTGGCCATTGGATTATCCAATGCAGGCAGTTATATAGCATATCTGGTTAATGCCAGAAAAAGGCTGGGTTTCAAGGGTTCTGAAATAGGGTGGATGTATGACTTCAATGTACCCGATGATAGAAACATCCATGCCGTCGATTACTGCCTCGAGATTGTAAAGGTGGCAGGGGGTAAACCCGATATAAATCCTCACCTCGAGGTTGCAATAAATGACGAACAACGTCGGTCTGTGGCTGAATTTATGAAAAAAAAGGGTATTATAACTTCTTTACCCCTGGTGGCTATTCACCCTGGAGGTAAATATTTCTCCTTAAAGCGCTGGCCAGTGGATAAATTTTCTGAGTTGGTTAAGGTCCTGGATAAAATGATACCCCTTCAGGTTGTTCTGGTCGGAGGGCCTGATGATAGAGAACTTGCCACCCGGATTATTGACCCTGATTATAATTATAACCGTAAACCTGTAATTGTTGCCGGAGAGTTATCGGTTAAGGAAACTACGGCCCTGCTGGAACAGGTTGATTTGTTTATTGGAAATGATTCTGCTCCCCAGCATATGGCCTCAGCTGTGGGGGTACCGGTGGTTTCTCTGTTTGGCCCTACCAATCCGGCAAACTTTTATCCATATGGGACTGAACACATTATAATTCGCTCTGACCTCTCCTGTAGCCCCTGTTTTTCCTGGTTGGGGGATTTAAAACAATACCTGCCTGAATATTTACCAGAATGGGTAACTAAATGTAAGGGTAAGTGTATGGAGGAAATAGAGGTAGCCGATGTTGTCAGAGCGGCCCGGCAGTTATTAGTTAACAAAAGGTCAGGTTATAAACTTATTTCAACTGGGGGTAGTGTCTAA